From Equus asinus isolate D_3611 breed Donkey chromosome 14, EquAss-T2T_v2, whole genome shotgun sequence, one genomic window encodes:
- the AIMP2 gene encoding aminoacyl tRNA synthase complex-interacting multifunctional protein 2 isoform X2 — MPMYQEASDPSLQALESRQDDILKRLYELKAAVDGLSKMIQTPDADLDVTNIIQADEPTVLSTNALDLNSVLGKDYGALKDIVINANPASPPLSLLVLHQLLCDHYRVLSTVHTHSALKSVPENLLKCFGEQTRKQPRHEYQLGFTLIWKNVPKTQMKFSVQTMCPIEGEGNIARFLFSLFGQKHNAVNLTLIDSWVDIAILQLKEGSSKEKAAVFRSMNSALGKSPWLVGNELTVADVVLWSVLQQTGGCSGMAPANVEKWMRACENLAPFNTALRLLKGLSVTDFKGFSF; from the exons ATGCCGATGTACCAG GAGGCGTCTGACCCGTCTCTTCAAGCTCTTGAGTCCCGCcaagatgatattttaaaacGTCTGTACGAACTGAAAGCTGCAGTTGATGGTCTCTCCAAGATGATTCAGACACCGGACGCGGACCTGGACGTAACCAACATAATCCAGGCTGACGAGCCCACGGTTTTATCGACCAACGCACTGGACCTAAATTCCGTGCTGGGAAAG GATTACGGGGCGCTGAAAGACATCGTCATCAATGCAAACCCTGCCTCCCCGCCCCTCTCCCTGCTTGTGCTGCACCAGCTGCTCTGTGACCACTACAGGGTCCTGTCCACCGTGCACACGCATTCAGCGCTCAAGAGCGTGCCGGAAAACCTTCTCAAGTGCTTTGGAGAGCAGACTAGAAAACAGCCCCGTCACGAGTATCAGCTGGGTTTTACTCTCATTTGGAAGAACG tgccGAAGACTCAGATGAAGTTCAGTGTCCAAACGATGTGTCCCATTGAAGGAGAAGGGAACATCGCACGGTTCTTGTTCTCTCTGTTTGGCCAGAAGCATAATGCTGTCAATTTAACCCTCATAGACAGCTGGGTAGATATAGCTATTCTTCAGCTCAAAGAGGGAAGCAGTAAAGAAAAAGCCGCTGTGTTCCGCTCCATGAACTCTGCTCTCGGGAAGAGCCCCTGGCTCGTGGGGAATGAACTCACCGTGGCCGACGTCGTGCTCTGGTCTGTGCTCCAGCAGACTGGAGGCTGCAGCGGGATGGCGCCGGCCAACGTGGAGAAGTGGATGAGGGCCTGTGAGAACCTGGCCCCTTTCAACACCGCCCTCAGGCTCCTTAAGGGACTTTCAGTAACTGATTTTAAAGGGTTTAGCTTTTAA
- the AIMP2 gene encoding aminoacyl tRNA synthase complex-interacting multifunctional protein 2 isoform X3, with product MIQTPDADLDVTNIIQADEPTVLSTNALDLNSVLGKDYGALKDIVINANPASPPLSLLVLHQLLCDHYRVLSTVHTHSALKSVPENLLKCFGEQTRKQPRHEYQLGFTLIWKNVPKTQMKFSVQTMCPIEGEGNIARFLFSLFGQKHNAVNLTLIDSWVDIAILQLKEGSSKEKAAVFRSMNSALGKSPWLVGNELTVADVVLWSVLQQTGGCSGMAPANVEKWMRACENLAPFNTALRLLKGLSVTDFKGFSF from the exons ATGATTCAGACACCGGACGCGGACCTGGACGTAACCAACATAATCCAGGCTGACGAGCCCACGGTTTTATCGACCAACGCACTGGACCTAAATTCCGTGCTGGGAAAG GATTACGGGGCGCTGAAAGACATCGTCATCAATGCAAACCCTGCCTCCCCGCCCCTCTCCCTGCTTGTGCTGCACCAGCTGCTCTGTGACCACTACAGGGTCCTGTCCACCGTGCACACGCATTCAGCGCTCAAGAGCGTGCCGGAAAACCTTCTCAAGTGCTTTGGAGAGCAGACTAGAAAACAGCCCCGTCACGAGTATCAGCTGGGTTTTACTCTCATTTGGAAGAACG tgccGAAGACTCAGATGAAGTTCAGTGTCCAAACGATGTGTCCCATTGAAGGAGAAGGGAACATCGCACGGTTCTTGTTCTCTCTGTTTGGCCAGAAGCATAATGCTGTCAATTTAACCCTCATAGACAGCTGGGTAGATATAGCTATTCTTCAGCTCAAAGAGGGAAGCAGTAAAGAAAAAGCCGCTGTGTTCCGCTCCATGAACTCTGCTCTCGGGAAGAGCCCCTGGCTCGTGGGGAATGAACTCACCGTGGCCGACGTCGTGCTCTGGTCTGTGCTCCAGCAGACTGGAGGCTGCAGCGGGATGGCGCCGGCCAACGTGGAGAAGTGGATGAGGGCCTGTGAGAACCTGGCCCCTTTCAACACCGCCCTCAGGCTCCTTAAGGGACTTTCAGTAACTGATTTTAAAGGGTTTAGCTTTTAA
- the AIMP2 gene encoding aminoacyl tRNA synthase complex-interacting multifunctional protein 2 isoform X1, with the protein MPMYQVKPYHEGSASLRVELPTCMYRLPNVHGRTGGPAPDVCHVQEASDPSLQALESRQDDILKRLYELKAAVDGLSKMIQTPDADLDVTNIIQADEPTVLSTNALDLNSVLGKDYGALKDIVINANPASPPLSLLVLHQLLCDHYRVLSTVHTHSALKSVPENLLKCFGEQTRKQPRHEYQLGFTLIWKNVPKTQMKFSVQTMCPIEGEGNIARFLFSLFGQKHNAVNLTLIDSWVDIAILQLKEGSSKEKAAVFRSMNSALGKSPWLVGNELTVADVVLWSVLQQTGGCSGMAPANVEKWMRACENLAPFNTALRLLKGLSVTDFKGFSF; encoded by the exons ATGCCGATGTACCAGGTAAAGCCCTATCACGAAGGCAGCGCATCTCTCCGGGTAGAGCTTCCCACCTGCATGTACCGGCTCCCCAACGTGCACGGCAGGACCGGCGGCCCAGCGCCGGACGTGTGCCACGTGCAG GAGGCGTCTGACCCGTCTCTTCAAGCTCTTGAGTCCCGCcaagatgatattttaaaacGTCTGTACGAACTGAAAGCTGCAGTTGATGGTCTCTCCAAGATGATTCAGACACCGGACGCGGACCTGGACGTAACCAACATAATCCAGGCTGACGAGCCCACGGTTTTATCGACCAACGCACTGGACCTAAATTCCGTGCTGGGAAAG GATTACGGGGCGCTGAAAGACATCGTCATCAATGCAAACCCTGCCTCCCCGCCCCTCTCCCTGCTTGTGCTGCACCAGCTGCTCTGTGACCACTACAGGGTCCTGTCCACCGTGCACACGCATTCAGCGCTCAAGAGCGTGCCGGAAAACCTTCTCAAGTGCTTTGGAGAGCAGACTAGAAAACAGCCCCGTCACGAGTATCAGCTGGGTTTTACTCTCATTTGGAAGAACG tgccGAAGACTCAGATGAAGTTCAGTGTCCAAACGATGTGTCCCATTGAAGGAGAAGGGAACATCGCACGGTTCTTGTTCTCTCTGTTTGGCCAGAAGCATAATGCTGTCAATTTAACCCTCATAGACAGCTGGGTAGATATAGCTATTCTTCAGCTCAAAGAGGGAAGCAGTAAAGAAAAAGCCGCTGTGTTCCGCTCCATGAACTCTGCTCTCGGGAAGAGCCCCTGGCTCGTGGGGAATGAACTCACCGTGGCCGACGTCGTGCTCTGGTCTGTGCTCCAGCAGACTGGAGGCTGCAGCGGGATGGCGCCGGCCAACGTGGAGAAGTGGATGAGGGCCTGTGAGAACCTGGCCCCTTTCAACACCGCCCTCAGGCTCCTTAAGGGACTTTCAGTAACTGATTTTAAAGGGTTTAGCTTTTAA